The Methylobacterium sp. PvR107 genome contains a region encoding:
- a CDS encoding GntR family transcriptional regulator translates to MSHAQRLRQRIEDEIVSGELALGSRLDENQLAARFGVSRTPIREALLQLAVTGLIQTKPRRGAIVSAPEPHLLLAMFETMAEIEAACGRLAARRLVPEDAAALGAALDGCRAALATDDTEAYYAENYIFHTVVYRASHNAFLADQALSLHRRLAPYRRLQLRVRQRLPQSLAEHEAIVAAIVAGDETRASEVLRNHVLVQGDRFTDLVAGLREPSAA, encoded by the coding sequence ATGAGCCACGCCCAGCGGCTGCGGCAGCGGATCGAGGATGAGATCGTCTCCGGCGAGCTCGCGCTCGGCTCACGGCTCGACGAAAACCAGCTGGCGGCCCGATTCGGCGTTTCGCGTACGCCGATCCGCGAAGCGCTGCTGCAATTGGCGGTGACCGGCCTCATTCAGACGAAGCCCAGGCGCGGGGCGATCGTCAGTGCGCCCGAGCCGCATCTTCTGCTCGCTATGTTCGAGACCATGGCGGAGATCGAGGCCGCCTGCGGCCGGCTCGCAGCCCGGCGCCTCGTCCCCGAGGATGCCGCTGCCTTGGGCGCGGCCCTGGACGGATGCCGAGCGGCCCTGGCGACGGATGACACCGAGGCCTACTACGCCGAGAATTACATCTTCCACACGGTGGTTTACCGGGCGAGCCACAACGCCTTCCTGGCGGATCAGGCCCTGTCCCTGCACCGTCGGCTGGCACCGTATCGCCGTCTGCAGCTGCGCGTCCGTCAGCGCCTGCCGCAATCGCTCGCGGAGCACGAGGCGATCGTGGCCGCAATCGTCGCAGGCGACGAGACGCGCGCCTCGGAGGTGCTGCGCAACCACGTGCTCGTGCAGGGTGATCGCTTCACCGACCTCGTCGCAGGCCTGCGGGAACCGAGCGCCGCGTAG
- a CDS encoding SDR family oxidoreductase: MDLGIAGLRVLVTAGAAGIGRGIVDAFLEEGARVFACDIDAEALSGLPDAVGRTRTDVADRDAVAAMMDQAVDFLGGLDVLVNNAGIAGPTGRVEEIAPEEWDRCLTVCLTSQFNCARLAVPHLRQSANASIVNLSSAAGKFGFALRSPYAAAKWGVIGFTKSLAIELGSAGIRVNAILPGLVAGDRQRRVLESKAQQQGTSFDEMEARAFSFVSVKEYVTARQLADQTLLLCSPRGRTISGQAISIDGDTRMLS; the protein is encoded by the coding sequence ATGGATCTGGGGATTGCCGGCCTGCGCGTCCTGGTGACGGCGGGCGCCGCGGGGATCGGGCGCGGGATCGTCGACGCCTTCCTGGAGGAAGGTGCGCGCGTCTTCGCTTGCGACATCGACGCGGAGGCCCTGAGCGGCCTGCCGGACGCGGTCGGCCGCACGCGGACCGATGTGGCCGATCGCGATGCGGTTGCCGCGATGATGGATCAGGCGGTCGACTTCCTCGGCGGTCTCGACGTGCTGGTGAACAATGCCGGCATCGCCGGGCCGACCGGTCGGGTCGAGGAGATCGCCCCCGAGGAGTGGGACCGGTGCCTGACCGTCTGCCTGACGAGCCAGTTCAACTGCGCACGCCTCGCGGTGCCGCATCTTCGGCAGAGTGCGAACGCCTCGATCGTCAACCTGTCCTCGGCCGCGGGAAAATTCGGGTTCGCCCTGCGCAGCCCGTACGCGGCGGCCAAGTGGGGGGTCATCGGCTTCACCAAGTCGCTGGCGATCGAGCTCGGCAGCGCCGGCATCCGGGTGAACGCGATCCTGCCCGGACTCGTCGCCGGCGACCGTCAGCGGCGGGTTCTCGAATCGAAGGCTCAGCAGCAGGGGACGAGCTTCGACGAGATGGAGGCGCGCGCCTTCTCGTTCGTGTCCGTCAAGGAATACGTCACCGCGCGTCAGCTCGCCGACCAGACGCTGCTGCTCTGCTCACCCCGCGGCAGGACCATCTCGGGTCAGGCGATCTCGATCGACGGTGACACGCGGATGCTGTCCTGA
- a CDS encoding GntR family transcriptional regulator — protein MNKIEPGIGISRRYLHDEVAERMRELIRSGEMEPKARINEGELTERFGISRTPLREAIKILATEGLLELLPNRGARVASISDTELEEMMEVIAGLEATAGDLACRTISEAEIDAIADDHAAMVAAWKAADEAGYFSHNRRIHEAIMAASHNTILANIYESLSGRIQRSRYSAHQTPDQWARAVAEHERMIALLRARDGAALATLMREHIRGKKSVIAANYGAVEPA, from the coding sequence ATGAACAAGATCGAACCCGGGATCGGTATCAGCCGCCGCTACCTTCACGACGAGGTCGCGGAGCGGATGCGCGAGCTCATCCGCTCCGGCGAGATGGAGCCGAAGGCGCGCATCAACGAGGGCGAGTTGACCGAACGCTTCGGGATCTCGCGCACGCCGCTGCGGGAAGCGATCAAGATCCTGGCCACCGAAGGTCTGCTCGAACTCCTGCCCAATCGCGGTGCGCGCGTCGCCAGCATCTCGGACACCGAACTCGAGGAAATGATGGAGGTGATCGCCGGCCTCGAAGCAACGGCCGGGGATCTGGCCTGCCGGACGATCAGCGAGGCCGAGATCGACGCCATCGCCGATGATCACGCCGCGATGGTGGCGGCCTGGAAGGCGGCCGACGAGGCCGGCTATTTCAGCCACAACCGCCGGATCCACGAAGCCATCATGGCGGCCAGCCACAACACGATCCTGGCCAACATCTACGAGAGCCTGTCCGGCCGGATCCAGAGGTCGCGCTACAGCGCGCACCAGACGCCGGATCAATGGGCCCGGGCGGTGGCCGAGCATGAGCGGATGATCGCGCTCCTGCGCGCCCGTGACGGCGCAGCCTTGGCCACTCTGATGCGCGAGCATATCCGGGGGAAGAAATCCGTGATCGCAGCCAATTACGGGGCGGTCGAGCCCGCCTGA
- a CDS encoding TRAP transporter small permease — protein MSHSFDAATAGPEAGAADEPRLPGLLGALDRAMRLLNRVILALGGVCLVAACLVLTHSVVVRYLLKQPTEWQDEMAVFLIVGATFLSAAGVQAKRGHVAIEAVTGLLPPAANRVRLLLADVVSLAFCLFFAWKSWSLDHEAWVDGQISQSTWGPPLWIPYTLMSAGMSLLCLQFALQIAEGLVYGPRAAGWAKPKIGLGADLNTDMHDAPEIEPRGPSPLGQTMTAKGKR, from the coding sequence GTGAGCCACAGCTTCGACGCCGCCACGGCCGGACCGGAGGCGGGCGCTGCCGACGAGCCGCGCCTTCCCGGCCTGCTCGGCGCCCTCGACCGGGCGATGCGCCTCCTGAACCGGGTGATCCTGGCTCTGGGCGGCGTTTGCCTCGTAGCGGCCTGCCTGGTGCTGACGCACAGCGTCGTGGTCCGTTACCTGCTGAAGCAGCCGACGGAGTGGCAGGACGAGATGGCGGTGTTCCTGATCGTGGGGGCCACCTTCCTCTCCGCGGCGGGCGTCCAGGCCAAGCGTGGCCATGTCGCCATCGAGGCTGTCACCGGCCTGCTGCCGCCGGCCGCCAACCGGGTGCGGTTGCTGCTGGCCGACGTCGTCAGCCTCGCCTTCTGCCTGTTCTTCGCCTGGAAGAGCTGGTCGCTCGACCACGAGGCCTGGGTCGACGGCCAGATCTCGCAATCGACCTGGGGGCCGCCGCTCTGGATCCCCTACACGCTGATGTCCGCCGGCATGAGCCTGCTCTGCCTGCAATTCGCGCTGCAGATCGCCGAGGGGCTGGTCTACGGCCCGCGGGCGGCCGGCTGGGCCAAGCCCAAGATCGGCCTCGGCGCCGACCTGAACACCGATATGCACGACGCCCCTGAAATCGAGCCCCGGGGTCCGAGCCCGCTGGGCCAGACGATGACCGCGAAGGGCAAGCGATGA
- a CDS encoding GntR family transcriptional regulator, with protein MSSISALAELPHLERRTLSDTVHAALSDLLASGRLAPGDRLSLRQSAAALGVSVMPVREAVSRLVADGVLEVAPNRVIRVPVMSAADFRALAETRIAVEGIAVARAAERRSAGELAAIRQAEAAFRMEAEAAHPDRTRAVQLNRVLHFTIYGACGLAPLQEIIARLWLKAGPVINLDLRAHPERLLQGFALRRHAEAVAAIEIRDGAAAADAIAADIREAAEFILSRGGLRDDRGEE; from the coding sequence ATGAGTTCCATTTCGGCGCTGGCCGAACTTCCACACCTCGAGCGGCGGACCCTGTCCGATACCGTACACGCGGCGCTCTCCGATCTGCTCGCCTCCGGGCGGCTGGCGCCGGGCGACCGGCTGTCCCTGCGCCAGAGCGCGGCGGCACTCGGGGTGTCGGTCATGCCGGTCCGCGAGGCGGTGAGCCGTTTGGTGGCCGACGGCGTGCTGGAAGTGGCGCCGAACCGGGTCATCCGGGTTCCTGTCATGAGCGCTGCGGACTTTCGGGCGCTGGCCGAGACCCGCATCGCCGTCGAGGGCATCGCCGTGGCGCGCGCCGCGGAGCGGCGATCGGCCGGTGAGCTCGCGGCGATCCGGCAGGCCGAGGCAGCGTTCCGGATGGAGGCCGAGGCGGCGCATCCCGACAGGACCCGGGCCGTCCAGCTCAACCGTGTCCTGCATTTCACGATCTACGGCGCCTGCGGTCTCGCGCCCCTGCAGGAGATCATCGCCCGGCTCTGGCTGAAGGCCGGCCCGGTGATCAATTTGGATTTGCGCGCCCATCCGGAACGGCTGCTCCAGGGCTTTGCGCTCCGGCGGCATGCCGAGGCTGTGGCGGCCATCGAGATCCGCGATGGCGCCGCGGCCGCCGACGCCATCGCGGCGGATATCCGCGAGGCAGCCGAGTTCATCCTGTCCCGCGGCGGATTGCGGGACGATCGGGGAGAGGAGTGA
- a CDS encoding IlvD/Edd family dehydratase, whose protein sequence is MSDKRRITPADLRSKAWFDNPHNPGMTALYLERYLNYGLTPEELRSGKPLIGIAQTGSDLSPCNRHHLELAKRVREGITAAGGVAFEFPCHPIQETGKRPTASLDRNLAYLSLVEVLYGYPLDGVVLLTGCDKTMPACLMAAATVNIPAISLNVGPMLNGYFNKELTGSGTIVWKARERHAAGDIDFQQFMDIVGSSAPSTGHCNTMGTASTMNALAEALGLALPGSAAIPAPYRERGQAAYATGQRIVEMVWEDLKPSDILTREAFENAIVANAAIGGSTNAPIHINAIAKHIGVPLTCDDWERVGFEIPLLVDMQPAGRWLGEEYFRAGGLPAVFAELIAAGKVHEGALTCNGRTVGENYRGRHSWNRDVIRAYGEPLMERAGFLNLKGSLFDSAIMKTCVISEEFAARYLRNPADPMAFEGRVIVFDGPEDYHTRIDDPALDIDENTILIMRGAGPIGYPGAAEVVNMQPPGSLIRRGVTSLPCIGDGRQSGTSGTPAILNASPEAAAGGGLALLQTGDRIRVDLNRRSADILLPPEELERRRADLSARGGFPYPATQTPWQEIYRDQVDQLDQGMVLKGAVKFQKVAQVSGVPRDNH, encoded by the coding sequence ATGAGCGACAAACGCCGGATCACGCCCGCCGACCTGCGCTCGAAGGCCTGGTTCGACAATCCGCACAATCCGGGCATGACGGCACTCTATCTGGAGCGCTACCTGAACTACGGGCTGACGCCGGAGGAACTGCGCTCCGGCAAGCCGCTGATCGGCATCGCCCAGACCGGCTCGGACCTGTCCCCGTGCAATCGCCATCACCTGGAACTCGCCAAGCGGGTGCGCGAGGGCATCACGGCGGCGGGCGGCGTCGCCTTCGAATTTCCCTGCCACCCGATCCAGGAGACCGGGAAGCGCCCGACCGCATCCCTCGACCGCAACCTCGCCTACCTGTCCCTCGTCGAGGTCTTGTACGGCTATCCGCTCGACGGCGTCGTGCTGCTCACCGGCTGCGACAAGACCATGCCGGCCTGCCTGATGGCCGCCGCCACCGTCAATATTCCGGCGATCTCGCTCAATGTCGGGCCGATGCTGAACGGCTACTTCAACAAGGAGCTGACCGGCTCGGGCACCATCGTGTGGAAGGCCCGGGAGCGCCATGCGGCCGGGGACATCGACTTCCAGCAATTCATGGACATCGTCGGCTCGTCGGCGCCGTCCACCGGACATTGCAACACGATGGGCACGGCCTCGACGATGAATGCGCTGGCCGAGGCGCTCGGTCTCGCCTTGCCGGGCTCTGCGGCGATCCCGGCGCCGTACCGGGAGCGCGGCCAAGCGGCCTACGCCACCGGCCAGCGCATCGTCGAGATGGTCTGGGAGGATCTCAAGCCCTCCGACATCCTCACCCGAGAGGCGTTCGAGAACGCCATCGTGGCCAACGCGGCGATCGGCGGCTCGACCAACGCACCGATCCACATCAACGCCATCGCGAAGCATATCGGCGTGCCGCTGACCTGCGACGACTGGGAGCGGGTCGGCTTCGAGATCCCGCTGCTCGTCGACATGCAGCCGGCCGGTCGCTGGCTCGGCGAGGAGTACTTCCGCGCGGGGGGCCTGCCCGCCGTATTCGCCGAGCTGATCGCGGCCGGGAAGGTCCACGAGGGTGCGCTGACCTGTAACGGCCGCACCGTCGGCGAGAACTACCGTGGGCGGCACAGCTGGAACCGCGACGTGATCCGGGCCTACGGCGAGCCGCTGATGGAGCGCGCCGGATTCCTCAATCTGAAAGGAAGCCTGTTCGATTCGGCGATCATGAAGACCTGCGTCATCTCCGAGGAATTCGCCGCCCGCTACCTGCGCAATCCCGCCGACCCGATGGCGTTCGAGGGCCGGGTGATCGTGTTCGACGGGCCTGAGGATTATCACACCCGCATCGACGATCCCGCCCTCGATATCGACGAGAACACCATCCTGATCATGCGGGGCGCCGGCCCGATCGGCTATCCGGGCGCAGCCGAGGTGGTGAACATGCAGCCGCCGGGCTCCCTAATTCGGCGCGGCGTGACCTCCCTGCCCTGCATCGGCGACGGGCGCCAATCCGGCACCTCCGGCACCCCCGCCATCCTGAATGCCTCGCCGGAAGCCGCGGCCGGCGGTGGCTTGGCGTTGCTGCAGACCGGCGACCGCATCCGGGTGGATCTCAACCGGCGCAGCGCCGACATCCTGCTCCCGCCCGAGGAGCTGGAGCGTCGACGGGCCGACCTGTCGGCACGCGGCGGCTTCCCTTATCCGGCGACGCAGACGCCCTGGCAGGAAATCTACCGCGATCAGGTGGATCAACTCGACCAGGGCATGGTGCTCAAGGGCGCGGTGAAGTTCCAGAAGGTCGCCCAAGTCTCGGGCGTCCCGCGAGACAACCACTGA
- a CDS encoding TRAP transporter large permease, whose amino-acid sequence MSTAAIGFLYAGATLGAMLSGIPIAFALGFVALAFMVAFMPAASLDTVAQNVYEEMASITLLSIPLFILKGAAIGRSRAGQDLYSAMHAWMHRIPGGLGIANVFACALFAAMAGSSPATCSAIGSAGIPEMRKRGYSPGFAAGIIAAGGTLGILLPPSITMILYAVAAEQSLGRLFLAGIGPGLLLVGLFAAWSMIRFRSEYATAKAALERGGPASPILMDDQYTMAQRFSTLPRVLPFVVLLTGVMVALYGGYATPSETAGLGGLLALALIAAIYGVWRFRDVTPILTATLRESTMLMLIIGMSLLYAYVMSYLHISQSAAAAIVAMQLSPWLLLVTILALVIVLGFFLPPVSIILMTAPIILPPLKAAGFDLVWFGVVMTITMEMGLIHPPVGLNIFVIKNIAPDIPLSDIIWGTLPFVLLMAVAILILCLVPGIALWLPDLLLASTR is encoded by the coding sequence ATGAGCACGGCCGCGATCGGCTTCCTGTACGCGGGTGCCACCCTCGGGGCGATGCTGTCCGGCATCCCCATTGCGTTCGCGCTGGGCTTCGTCGCCCTGGCCTTCATGGTCGCCTTCATGCCGGCCGCCTCCCTCGATACGGTGGCGCAGAACGTCTACGAGGAGATGGCCTCGATCACCCTGCTGTCGATCCCGCTCTTCATCCTGAAGGGCGCGGCGATCGGGCGGTCCCGGGCGGGCCAGGACCTCTACTCGGCCATGCACGCCTGGATGCACCGGATCCCGGGTGGGCTCGGCATCGCCAACGTCTTCGCCTGCGCGCTGTTCGCCGCCATGGCGGGCTCGAGCCCGGCCACCTGCTCGGCGATCGGCTCGGCCGGCATTCCGGAGATGCGCAAGCGCGGCTACTCGCCGGGTTTCGCGGCGGGGATCATCGCAGCCGGAGGAACCCTCGGGATCCTGCTGCCGCCATCCATCACGATGATCCTGTACGCGGTCGCAGCCGAGCAATCGCTGGGGCGCCTGTTCCTGGCCGGGATCGGCCCGGGGCTGCTGCTCGTCGGGCTGTTCGCCGCTTGGTCGATGATCCGCTTCCGGTCGGAATACGCGACCGCGAAGGCGGCGCTGGAGCGCGGCGGTCCGGCCTCGCCGATCCTGATGGACGATCAGTACACGATGGCGCAGCGCTTCTCGACGCTGCCGCGGGTGCTGCCCTTCGTGGTGTTGCTCACCGGCGTGATGGTGGCGCTCTACGGTGGCTACGCGACGCCGTCGGAGACGGCCGGCCTCGGCGGCCTCCTGGCGCTCGCGCTGATCGCCGCGATCTACGGCGTCTGGCGCTTCCGGGACGTCACACCGATCCTGACCGCGACGCTGCGGGAATCGACCATGCTGATGCTCATCATCGGCATGTCGCTGCTTTACGCCTACGTGATGAGCTACCTGCACATCTCGCAATCGGCGGCGGCGGCGATCGTCGCGATGCAGCTCTCGCCCTGGCTTCTGCTGGTGACGATCCTGGCCCTGGTGATCGTGCTGGGTTTCTTCCTGCCGCCGGTCTCGATCATCCTGATGACCGCGCCGATCATCCTGCCACCGCTCAAGGCGGCAGGCTTCGACCTCGTCTGGTTCGGCGTGGTGATGACCATCACCATGGAGATGGGCCTGATCCACCCGCCGGTGGGTCTCAACATCTTCGTCATCAAGAACATCGCCCCCGACATCCCGCTCTCCGACATCATCTGGGGCACCCTGCCCTTCGTGCTGCTGATGGCGGTCGCGATCCTGATCCTGTGCCTCGTGCCGGGCATCGCCCTGTGGCTGCCGGATCTGCTTCTGGCATCGACGCGGTAG
- a CDS encoding FAD-binding and (Fe-S)-binding domain-containing protein, protein MTETRAQIATPRAAARLDAGLARRLAEQLQGEARFDAFTRGRYSTDASIYQIMPAGVVLPRSAADIAATLRIAADHGAPVILRGGGTSQNGQPIGSGLVVDCSRHFNGVLAYDPEAGTITVEPGMVLERLNARVKADGWFFPVEPSTASRCTIGGMAGNNSCGARSLRYGKMSDNVLSLEALFHDGEAFGFGLTGDAVSGVTGSGRAEALAERMLGLAQTHRDEIAARYPQVQRRVGGYNLDALVETRPNLAHLLVGSEGTLAATTAVTLKLSRLPKHRVMGVCHFPSFRDAMETTRHIVALDPVAVELVDNNVLVLGADIPLFRTTLADITRGKPNCLLLTEFAGDDLAALKRDLKRLEACMADYGFPDAVVEVVETARQKSVWEVREACLNIMMSMKGDAKPVSFIEDCAVPLEHLADYTDAVTAVFTKHGTRGTWYAHASVGCLHVRPILDMKQGGDVAKMRAIAEETSELVRRYKGSYSGEHGDGISRSEYIAPLFGPILTRAFETVKDGFDPENRLNPGKVVRPLTMDDRSLFRFKPDYAVTQPMKTALDWSSWGGFGAAVEMCNNNGTCRKLVDGAMCPSYRATREEQHLTRGRANSLRLAISGQLGADAFTSPAMKRTLDLCVSCKACRRECPTGVDMAKMKIEFLHHYHARHGLPFRERLIALMPVYAGVAAKLAPLLNLRDKHPALAALSERFAGLSAKRSLPRWRRPWSEQGEPAHPGDVAGDFRDVILFGDTFNRAFERENLEAAERVLQAAGYRLHRVYPARGRRPLCCGRTWLASGQTDRARAEAQRTLDALLPFIRAGARVVGLEPSCLLTFRDEFGALLPGADAALLARQSVLFEELLAADLAAGRIELPLAHQGGRVAHLHGHCHQKSFGLMGSVETVLRAVPGLDVRVIESSCCGMAGAFGYRPESIETSFAMAELSLFPALRAAAPGDLVVADGTSCRHQIHDGLGLQAEHVARVLDQALVPRH, encoded by the coding sequence GTGACGGAAACGAGGGCGCAGATCGCGACGCCGCGCGCAGCGGCGCGCCTGGATGCCGGCTTGGCGCGCAGGCTTGCGGAGCAACTCCAGGGTGAGGCCCGTTTCGACGCCTTCACGCGTGGGCGCTACAGCACCGACGCGTCGATCTATCAGATCATGCCGGCCGGCGTTGTGCTGCCCCGCTCGGCCGCCGACATCGCCGCCACCCTGCGGATCGCCGCCGACCACGGCGCACCGGTCATCCTGCGCGGCGGCGGCACGTCGCAGAACGGTCAGCCGATCGGCTCGGGGCTGGTGGTCGATTGCTCACGCCACTTCAACGGCGTGCTGGCCTACGATCCGGAGGCCGGCACCATCACGGTCGAACCCGGCATGGTGCTCGAGCGGCTGAACGCCCGGGTCAAGGCCGATGGCTGGTTCTTCCCCGTGGAGCCGTCCACGGCGAGCCGCTGCACCATCGGCGGCATGGCGGGCAACAATTCCTGCGGCGCCCGCTCCCTGCGCTACGGCAAGATGAGCGACAACGTCTTGAGCCTGGAGGCGCTGTTTCACGACGGCGAGGCCTTCGGCTTCGGGCTGACCGGCGACGCGGTCTCGGGCGTCACCGGCTCCGGTCGGGCCGAGGCGCTCGCCGAGCGCATGCTCGGCCTTGCCCAGACCCATCGCGACGAGATCGCCGCGCGCTATCCGCAGGTGCAGCGGCGCGTGGGCGGCTACAACCTCGACGCCTTGGTCGAGACGCGGCCCAATCTCGCGCATCTGCTGGTCGGGTCGGAAGGCACGCTCGCCGCCACAACCGCGGTGACCCTGAAGCTGTCGCGCCTGCCGAAGCACCGAGTGATGGGGGTCTGTCACTTCCCGTCCTTCCGCGACGCCATGGAGACCACGCGCCACATCGTGGCGCTCGACCCGGTCGCGGTCGAACTCGTGGACAACAACGTCCTGGTGCTCGGCGCCGATATCCCCCTGTTCCGGACCACGCTCGCCGACATCACCCGCGGCAAGCCGAACTGCCTGCTGCTGACGGAATTCGCCGGCGACGACCTCGCCGCCCTGAAGCGCGATCTGAAACGCCTCGAAGCCTGCATGGCCGATTACGGCTTCCCCGACGCCGTCGTGGAGGTCGTGGAGACCGCCCGCCAGAAATCGGTCTGGGAGGTGCGGGAGGCGTGCCTGAACATCATGATGTCGATGAAGGGCGACGCGAAGCCGGTCTCGTTCATCGAGGATTGCGCGGTGCCGCTCGAGCACCTCGCCGACTACACCGACGCGGTCACCGCGGTGTTCACCAAGCACGGCACCCGCGGCACGTGGTACGCGCACGCCTCGGTGGGCTGCCTCCATGTCCGCCCGATCCTCGACATGAAGCAGGGGGGCGACGTCGCGAAGATGCGGGCGATCGCCGAGGAGACCTCCGAACTCGTGCGCCGCTACAAGGGCTCGTATTCCGGCGAGCACGGCGACGGCATCTCGCGCTCGGAATACATCGCGCCGCTGTTCGGCCCGATCCTGACCCGCGCCTTCGAGACCGTGAAGGACGGTTTCGATCCCGAGAACCGGCTCAATCCCGGCAAGGTCGTCCGCCCCCTGACGATGGACGACCGGTCTTTGTTCCGGTTCAAGCCGGACTACGCGGTGACGCAGCCGATGAAGACGGCTCTCGACTGGTCGAGTTGGGGCGGCTTCGGCGCGGCGGTCGAGATGTGCAACAACAACGGCACCTGCCGGAAGCTTGTCGACGGCGCCATGTGCCCGTCCTACCGGGCGACCCGCGAGGAGCAGCACCTGACCCGCGGACGTGCGAATTCCTTGCGGCTCGCCATCTCGGGCCAGCTCGGCGCCGACGCGTTCACCAGCCCCGCCATGAAGCGGACCCTCGACCTCTGCGTCTCCTGCAAGGCCTGCCGCCGGGAATGCCCGACCGGCGTCGACATGGCCAAGATGAAGATCGAGTTCCTGCACCATTACCACGCCCGTCACGGCCTGCCTTTCCGCGAGCGGCTGATCGCGCTGATGCCGGTCTATGCCGGGGTCGCGGCGAAGCTCGCGCCGCTTCTGAATCTGCGGGACAAGCACCCGGCGCTGGCGGCGCTGTCGGAGAGGTTCGCCGGCCTGTCGGCCAAGCGCTCCCTGCCCCGCTGGCGACGGCCCTGGAGCGAGCAGGGCGAGCCGGCCCATCCTGGCGACGTCGCGGGCGATTTTCGCGATGTCATCCTGTTCGGCGACACCTTCAACCGCGCCTTCGAGCGCGAGAACCTGGAGGCCGCCGAGCGCGTGCTCCAGGCCGCCGGCTACCGTCTGCACCGCGTCTACCCGGCGCGCGGCCGCCGCCCGCTCTGCTGCGGCCGGACCTGGCTCGCGTCAGGCCAGACGGACCGGGCGCGCGCGGAGGCGCAACGAACCCTCGATGCGCTTCTGCCCTTCATCCGGGCCGGCGCGCGGGTGGTCGGTCTGGAGCCGTCCTGCCTGCTCACCTTCCGGGACGAATTCGGGGCGCTGCTGCCCGGCGCGGATGCGGCCCTGCTGGCCCGCCAATCCGTCCTGTTCGAGGAGCTGCTGGCCGCCGATCTCGCCGCCGGGCGCATCGAGCTGCCGCTCGCGCATCAGGGCGGCCGTGTCGCCCACCTGCACGGGCATTGCCACCAGAAATCCTTCGGCCTGATGGGATCCGTGGAGACGGTCCTTCGGGCCGTGCCGGGCCTCGACGTGCGGGTGATCGAGTCGAGTTGCTGCGGCATGGCAGGCGCTTTCGGGTATCGGCCGGAATCGATCGAGACCTCCTTCGCCATGGCGGAACTGTCGCTGTTCCCGGCCCTGCGCGCCGCCGCGCCCGGCGACCTCGTTGTGGCCGACGGAACAAGCTGCCGACATCAGATCCACGACGGGCTGGGCCTCCAGGCAGAACATGTGGCTCGCGTTCTCGATCAAGCGCTCGTGCCTCGACACTGA
- the dctP gene encoding TRAP transporter substrate-binding protein DctP has translation MTPTRRSLVAATLAAPVVLKFGLGAAQAATTLKLSHQFPGGTIDEGDFRDRMCRKFAKMVGERSKGALEVQVYPGSSLMKTNAQFGAMRKGALDLSLYPSPYAGGEVPELNIGLMPALVTSYAQAVAWKGAPVGRKLAEILDAKGIILVSWVWQSGGVASRERPLVSPADARGQKVRGGSREMDMMMKEAGAATLSIPSNESYAAMQTGACDAVITSSTSLISFRLEELSKALTSGRERSYWFMLEPIMMSKIVFSGLPKDQQDLIMAVGGELEAFGQAGAKEDDTRVEEIFAKAGAKVSQLDEKSLGQWRDLARNTAWKDYAGKNASCAELLKLAEQVA, from the coding sequence ATGACGCCCACTCGTCGATCCCTTGTCGCCGCCACTCTTGCGGCCCCGGTCGTCTTGAAGTTCGGTCTCGGCGCCGCTCAGGCCGCGACGACCCTGAAGCTGTCGCACCAGTTCCCGGGTGGCACCATCGACGAGGGCGATTTCCGCGACCGCATGTGCCGGAAGTTCGCCAAGATGGTCGGTGAGCGCTCGAAGGGCGCGCTGGAGGTGCAGGTCTATCCCGGCTCCTCGCTGATGAAGACGAACGCGCAATTCGGCGCGATGCGGAAGGGCGCGCTCGACCTGTCGCTCTACCCGAGCCCCTATGCCGGCGGCGAGGTGCCGGAGCTCAACATCGGCCTGATGCCGGCCCTGGTGACCTCCTACGCCCAGGCTGTGGCCTGGAAGGGCGCGCCGGTTGGCCGGAAGCTCGCCGAGATCCTCGACGCGAAGGGTATCATCCTGGTCTCGTGGGTCTGGCAATCCGGCGGCGTCGCCAGCCGCGAGCGGCCGCTCGTCTCCCCCGCCGACGCCCGGGGCCAGAAGGTCCGCGGCGGATCGCGCGAGATGGACATGATGATGAAGGAGGCCGGCGCCGCAACGCTGTCGATCCCGTCGAACGAATCCTACGCGGCGATGCAGACCGGCGCCTGCGATGCCGTGATCACCTCATCGACCAGCCTGATCTCGTTCCGCCTGGAAGAGCTGTCCAAGGCGCTGACGTCGGGCCGGGAGCGGTCCTACTGGTTCATGCTCGAACCGATCATGATGTCGAAGATCGTGTTCTCCGGGCTCCCGAAGGATCAGCAGGACCTGATCATGGCCGTGGGCGGCGAACTCGAGGCCTTCGGTCAGGCGGGCGCCAAGGAGGACGACACCCGGGTCGAGGAGATCTTCGCCAAGGCCGGAGCCAAGGTCTCGCAGCTCGACGAGAAGTCCCTCGGTCAGTGGCGCGATTTGGCGCGGAACACCGCCTGGAAGGACTATGCCGGCAAGAACGCGAGTTGCGCGGAGCTGCTGAAGCTCGCGGAGCAGGTCGCGTGA